A stretch of Candidatus Methanomethylophilaceae archaeon DNA encodes these proteins:
- a CDS encoding Ig domain-containing protein, protein MKNSNALIIAMLVSLIAMAGIVCLADEKAAASPNSGEELVADANMFLEETIGTNIVSIKYTDDGVIEVIADPAFVSELSANTAEMKGLAYDIITKYDSFVLDGVSYMEGGIPDPSASATGALCIAGIAINNICSATPGLVTVYASESFTVTKTGYEEYDGSVVVKIPLDQKSIDFARYATNFVQIDVYDGEICAAAIVPAASGDVTLRELATLYSTLTADKVFDPQYASMINTLADIANRLPNAISSVSFVWNSNKTDYSLTLSDFEPGEGADAYQKLAKGIVNGIGDALPGTVNAWDVPLSEFYDPSTGEFNVSGQAHADYYAGYGTVVPFTVNFDAYIINAEDSAAAFVADMNSVFESSVGLDAAYGVYENGQIKFYVYPQNIPANVDWNDPSMAQFIIDSYVKYVMGGVTYIQDGDIPDVDAAINGLLRDGVNAIGNISVAEPGMALAYFADVNIIKSQCAPYDGAIFVYVDVDQAMIDAAEKISSVVSVDDKTGKISVSVPLYGIDGEMTAEYLAMLYSQVNAVQLFGEKYGNALNKVLEPLLNVPELFNILSIVCDKDGVSYKIALRNFQPGDGADAFQKIMAGIYNSMDKSPEGYTSGWDVPMSTFFNPETGEFEASGSIVISGGGMDINIGVIGKVDPQERPYDLVIESPEHATIIAVPGIDPTRVAFVVIPENGYAVDSVIINMGGVTYDITDTMVIELTDDAVVTAEVSPVLVPVEGVTLDKTSITIYVGTSAVLKATVLPANATNKNVMWSSSNLNAVSVNNGVVVGLAKGTSTVTVTTVDGGYTASCVVTVITGQATDMTLNIDRAELRPGNVLILEPIFYPAGADHDPVVWSTSDASVATVYNGVVRAASVGTAIITATCGDLVATCYVLVTSDAIPVERVVLDASAISMYVGESATLTATVLPADATIKDVIWSSGNESVAIVNDGVVTGIAAGKTVITVTTVDGAHTATCSVTVMAPIVHVTGVTLDKTSAEIFVGEKVTLIATVLPADATNKAVIWSSSNASVATVDVNGVFTGISEGTAIITVTTVDGGYKAECAVTVKPIVPPVVHPTGVTLDKTSAEICVNETLALTATVLPADATDKSVTWYTSDASVATVSANGVVTGISKGIATITVATVDGNKTATCVVTVTERLVPVTGITLDTIATTIDVGSTVTLNATIIPADVSNKNVIWTSSDPNVATVNKGVVTGVSKGTATIRAASEDNPSVYAECVVTVNEVTPVIHVTGVTLDKTNLQLKVGETATLKATVVPSDASDKKVSWRSSDTKVVIVDSDGKVTAVGKGTAKITVITEDGGKTATCDVTVTDGGSGGGDNNLWLYIGIAAAAIIIIALLAFFLMRRK, encoded by the coding sequence ATGAAGAACAGCAACGCGTTAATCATCGCCATGCTGGTATCTCTCATCGCGATGGCGGGCATCGTCTGCCTTGCGGACGAGAAAGCCGCCGCCTCCCCCAATTCGGGCGAGGAGCTCGTGGCAGATGCCAACATGTTCCTTGAGGAAACGATCGGCACCAACATCGTCAGCATAAAGTATACCGACGACGGCGTCATCGAGGTCATAGCAGACCCGGCTTTCGTTTCCGAGCTCTCTGCCAACACGGCGGAGATGAAAGGGCTAGCATACGACATCATCACCAAATACGACAGTTTCGTCTTGGATGGCGTTTCGTACATGGAAGGCGGAATTCCCGATCCTTCCGCGTCCGCCACCGGAGCGCTCTGCATCGCGGGGATCGCGATCAACAACATCTGCTCAGCGACCCCCGGACTTGTCACGGTCTATGCTTCCGAGAGCTTCACAGTGACCAAGACCGGATACGAAGAGTACGACGGAAGCGTCGTCGTCAAAATCCCGCTGGACCAAAAGTCTATTGATTTCGCGAGATACGCCACCAATTTCGTTCAGATCGACGTCTATGACGGCGAGATTTGCGCTGCGGCAATCGTTCCCGCGGCTTCCGGCGACGTTACTCTCCGCGAACTTGCGACTTTGTATTCTACGCTGACTGCTGACAAGGTCTTCGACCCCCAGTATGCCAGCATGATAAACACTCTCGCTGACATTGCCAACAGGCTTCCCAACGCGATCAGCTCGGTCAGTTTCGTCTGGAACTCAAACAAAACCGACTACAGCCTCACGCTTTCCGATTTCGAGCCCGGAGAGGGCGCAGATGCCTACCAGAAACTTGCGAAAGGAATCGTCAACGGAATCGGAGACGCTCTCCCGGGCACCGTCAACGCTTGGGACGTTCCTCTCAGCGAGTTTTACGACCCCTCCACCGGAGAATTCAACGTTTCCGGCCAGGCACATGCTGACTACTATGCAGGATACGGCACCGTCGTGCCCTTCACCGTCAACTTCGACGCTTACATAATCAACGCCGAAGACTCTGCCGCCGCCTTCGTCGCCGACATGAACTCTGTTTTCGAGTCCTCCGTCGGTCTCGATGCTGCCTATGGAGTCTATGAGAACGGGCAGATCAAGTTCTACGTCTACCCCCAGAATATCCCTGCCAATGTCGACTGGAACGACCCATCGATGGCTCAATTCATCATCGACAGCTATGTCAAATACGTCATGGGCGGCGTTACCTACATCCAGGACGGAGACATCCCTGACGTCGATGCCGCTATTAACGGCCTTCTCAGGGACGGCGTAAATGCCATCGGCAACATCAGCGTCGCCGAGCCCGGAATGGCTCTCGCGTATTTCGCGGATGTGAACATAATCAAATCCCAGTGCGCGCCGTATGATGGGGCCATATTCGTCTACGTCGACGTGGATCAGGCCATGATCGATGCCGCTGAGAAGATCTCTTCCGTCGTTTCCGTAGATGACAAGACCGGAAAGATTTCCGTCAGCGTTCCTCTTTACGGAATCGATGGGGAGATGACCGCCGAGTACCTCGCCATGCTGTACAGCCAGGTCAATGCCGTCCAGCTCTTCGGCGAGAAATACGGCAACGCTCTCAACAAAGTGCTTGAGCCTCTCCTCAATGTCCCTGAGCTCTTCAACATCCTCTCGATTGTCTGCGACAAGGACGGAGTATCGTACAAGATCGCTCTCAGGAACTTCCAGCCTGGAGATGGAGCCGATGCATTCCAGAAGATAATGGCTGGAATCTACAACAGCATGGACAAATCCCCCGAAGGATACACCAGCGGATGGGATGTCCCCATGTCCACCTTCTTCAACCCCGAAACCGGAGAGTTCGAGGCTTCAGGAAGCATCGTGATCAGCGGAGGCGGGATGGACATCAACATCGGAGTGATCGGAAAGGTCGATCCTCAGGAGCGTCCATACGACCTCGTGATCGAATCCCCCGAGCACGCGACCATCATCGCTGTCCCCGGAATCGATCCCACCAGAGTGGCTTTCGTCGTCATCCCTGAGAACGGGTATGCCGTTGATTCCGTCATCATCAATATGGGAGGTGTTACTTACGACATCACTGACACCATGGTTATTGAGCTGACCGACGACGCCGTCGTCACTGCAGAGGTCTCCCCTGTCTTAGTGCCCGTCGAAGGCGTCACTCTTGACAAGACCAGTATCACCATCTATGTCGGAACCAGCGCTGTCCTCAAAGCGACTGTCCTGCCTGCCAACGCCACCAACAAGAACGTCATGTGGAGCAGCAGCAACCTCAACGCTGTATCCGTCAATAACGGCGTTGTCGTCGGTCTCGCCAAGGGAACCTCGACCGTAACCGTCACAACCGTCGACGGAGGATACACCGCATCATGTGTTGTCACCGTAATAACCGGCCAAGCCACTGACATGACCCTCAACATCGATCGCGCCGAGCTCAGGCCCGGAAATGTCCTCATCCTTGAGCCCATTTTCTACCCTGCCGGTGCCGACCACGACCCGGTTGTCTGGTCCACCAGCGACGCTTCCGTGGCTACCGTCTACAACGGAGTCGTCAGGGCAGCTTCCGTCGGAACCGCCATCATCACGGCAACTTGCGGAGACCTCGTCGCGACCTGTTACGTCCTCGTGACTTCCGATGCCATCCCCGTCGAGAGAGTCGTCCTCGACGCCAGCGCGATCTCCATGTATGTCGGAGAGAGCGCGACACTGACCGCTACCGTCCTGCCTGCCGATGCGACCATAAAGGACGTCATCTGGAGCAGCGGCAACGAGTCTGTCGCTATTGTCAACGACGGCGTAGTGACCGGAATAGCCGCAGGAAAGACCGTCATCACCGTTACCACCGTCGACGGAGCCCACACAGCCACCTGTTCTGTGACTGTCATGGCCCCGATCGTCCATGTGACCGGAGTCACTCTCGACAAGACCTCCGCAGAGATTTTCGTCGGCGAGAAAGTCACTCTCATCGCCACCGTCCTGCCCGCCGATGCGACCAACAAGGCCGTCATCTGGTCCTCCAGCAACGCTTCCGTTGCGACCGTCGATGTCAACGGCGTCTTTACCGGTATCTCCGAGGGAACCGCCATCATAACCGTTACCACCGTCGATGGAGGTTACAAGGCCGAGTGCGCCGTAACCGTCAAGCCCATCGTGCCTCCAGTCGTCCATCCGACCGGAGTCACCCTTGACAAGACCTCCGCAGAGATCTGCGTCAACGAGACTCTCGCTCTCACTGCGACTGTCCTGCCTGCTGACGCCACCGACAAGAGCGTCACCTGGTACACCAGCGATGCTTCCGTCGCCACCGTCAGCGCCAACGGCGTTGTCACCGGTATCTCCAAGGGAATCGCGACTATTACCGTTGCCACCGTCGACGGAAACAAGACCGCGACCTGCGTCGTGACCGTGACCGAGAGGCTTGTGCCCGTAACCGGAATCACGCTCGACACCATCGCTACCACCATCGACGTCGGCAGCACCGTGACTCTCAACGCCACGATCATCCCCGCGGACGTTTCCAACAAGAACGTCATTTGGACCAGCAGCGACCCCAATGTCGCTACCGTCAACAAGGGAGTCGTCACCGGAGTTTCCAAGGGAACTGCCACGATCAGAGCCGCTTCCGAGGACAACCCCTCCGTGTATGCGGAATGTGTTGTGACCGTCAATGAAGTAACTCCTGTCATCCATGTGACCGGAGTCACTCTTGACAAGACCAACCTCCAGCTCAAAGTGGGCGAGACTGCAACCCTCAAGGCGACCGTTGTGCCCTCTGACGCTTCCGACAAGAAAGTCTCCTGGAGATCCAGCGATACCAAGGTCGTCATCGTCGATTCCGACGGAAAAGTCACGGCCGTCGGCAAGGGAACCGCGAAGATCACCGTCATCACCGAAGACGGCGGCAAGACCGCGACCTGCGACGTCACTGTCACCGACGGAGGATCCGGAGGCGGCGACAACAACCTCTGGCTCTACATCGGAATCGCTGCGGCAGCTATCATCATCATAGCTCTGCTGGCGTTCTTCCTCATGAGAAGGAAGTGA
- a CDS encoding Ig-like domain-containing protein — MRRSALFLLAIAAFVAFALSLSVSGADASEGGAKIGNMFYETVPKALEASESGDVVFVIGDEVSGKNPYMSATIDEDVTVKEGVTLVLPYSSVLDKDGTMDGNDKASAKISNDRYLALILEKGSTITVEGELIVGGVLSKLFTFDYQGHTSGSFARLYIKGDVTVKDGGVLRCYGSLMGTGTLRAEKGSEIYEPFIVTDYVGGDFAYVNYNSGQSPFNRYAVQNIQSKFEMEYGAIVHGLMNLYANKKFNKATVTLVGVDEGLIKLAEGASLTTRYVSSEYLSAEGMSDVWDDDWQSNIWNDVGKKYIRIVGGGSAGSIILDVQGRHVDTAKTVFSIPYNFDITIVSGNFEIANQLRFLPGSSLGVARGATLNVTGTLICYNGLYDHVFEKKYYPTPEILSAGGFSVVADMVVSGEMKVSGTFLGTIQSSVVGSKVQIDNDAKLSSTAVYGADGKFNGKIIENKTSMPISAMACGADGNLFTLLPGKTYTSIDRVSRDVAFVCQYKDEISGYSGVLTFTQSIMGAWDTGDFHVTYNANGGSGKVPTDSGLYEYGEYATVLAKNTLSKSGFEFSGWSASKDGSVPIYKQGSLIRVLGDTVLYAVWEKEKVHVTGVTLNKTSAELLTGESLELIATVMPADATDKSVVWSSSSLKIASVSGGKVAGISPGTATITVRTSDGGYTATCKVTVTAKIVPVTGITLNKDALSIVQGESATVIATLSPSNATNKTVIWSTSDSSVATVSSGRISGISPGTAIITAVTSDGGFEAECKVTVDDGEVHVESVSIDKSAGTIKIGETLALRAIITPSDATNRTVFWSSSAPSVASVSGGVVTGLSEGVAIITVTAQDGGATDSCQISVQRVPVTAISISEEEASVAIGYECSLGVDIIPSDASDKRIEWSTSDPSVATVSNGVVKAVSPGTAIITATSVDGGFSDQCVVTVVKSAIHVAGVTLDRTSASIMVGEETALKVTVTPSDADNKVIIWKSVDPSVANVGQDGIVKGLSAGVTKIVASSADGNISDSCSITVIAKEIPAESVSLDKSTASMAEGENLKLTAEVLPLDSTDNVQWSSSDTSVAKVSSDGLVTALSAGKATITAIAGGFSDSCQITVKEPVRAVEGITLDRESMSLVSGSTQTIVATVIPYDATNKEVFWITSDPSVATVSDGVVTGVYEGTANIMVKTADGGFEAKCVVSVSSDIISVTGVALDRSSATIVLEETLTLSAKVSPSNATNKEVYWSTSDPSVATVSDGIVTAVSEGTATISVLTMDGGYSAECTVTVAKGEIHVTGVSLSSSALALKAGDSAKLSAEVRPADASDKRVTWKTSDSAVATVDSDGNVKAVSPGSATITVTTVDGSHSAECAVTVAEEPHPEGGGSNAMLYVGIAVIALLAIIAAVYFVRHR, encoded by the coding sequence TTGAGACGTTCGGCCCTTTTCCTTCTCGCTATCGCCGCATTCGTGGCCTTCGCGCTGTCGCTCTCAGTTTCCGGAGCGGACGCTTCCGAGGGAGGCGCCAAAATAGGAAACATGTTTTATGAGACTGTTCCGAAGGCTTTGGAGGCCAGCGAATCCGGCGATGTCGTTTTTGTCATCGGGGATGAGGTATCCGGGAAGAATCCGTATATGTCTGCAACCATAGACGAGGATGTCACGGTCAAAGAAGGCGTGACATTGGTGCTCCCATATTCCTCTGTTCTGGATAAAGATGGGACGATGGACGGCAACGATAAAGCTTCTGCTAAAATATCGAACGATCGTTATCTGGCATTGATTCTTGAGAAAGGTTCGACCATTACGGTAGAAGGCGAGCTCATAGTCGGGGGGGTGCTTTCTAAGCTTTTCACTTTCGATTATCAGGGGCATACGTCCGGAAGTTTCGCCCGCCTTTACATCAAGGGGGATGTCACGGTTAAGGACGGCGGGGTTCTCCGCTGTTATGGCTCTCTCATGGGGACCGGAACTTTGCGCGCGGAGAAGGGTTCAGAGATATATGAGCCATTCATCGTCACCGATTATGTCGGCGGGGATTTCGCTTACGTCAACTACAATAGCGGGCAGTCTCCGTTCAACAGATATGCTGTCCAGAATATACAGTCCAAATTCGAGATGGAATATGGAGCAATTGTTCATGGGCTCATGAATCTCTATGCGAACAAAAAATTCAACAAAGCCACCGTCACTTTGGTCGGGGTTGATGAGGGGCTAATCAAACTGGCCGAAGGGGCCTCGCTCACGACCAGGTACGTCTCATCTGAATATCTTTCTGCCGAAGGGATGAGCGATGTATGGGATGATGATTGGCAGAGTAACATATGGAATGATGTCGGCAAGAAATACATCAGAATAGTGGGCGGAGGATCTGCCGGATCCATAATCCTCGATGTGCAGGGGCGTCACGTGGACACCGCAAAAACCGTTTTTTCAATCCCATATAACTTTGACATAACCATCGTCAGCGGGAATTTCGAGATTGCCAATCAGCTGAGGTTCCTGCCAGGATCCAGCCTTGGAGTCGCCAGAGGGGCAACGCTGAACGTCACAGGGACCTTGATATGCTATAATGGCCTTTATGACCATGTTTTTGAGAAAAAATACTATCCGACACCTGAAATTCTTTCGGCTGGAGGGTTTAGTGTTGTGGCCGACATGGTGGTCAGCGGTGAGATGAAAGTATCCGGAACTTTTCTGGGCACTATTCAATCCTCCGTGGTCGGATCTAAGGTTCAAATCGATAATGATGCTAAGTTGTCATCGACGGCGGTGTATGGCGCCGACGGCAAGTTCAATGGCAAGATTATTGAAAACAAAACCAGCATGCCGATCAGCGCGATGGCATGCGGCGCCGACGGCAATCTTTTCACCTTGCTTCCCGGCAAAACCTATACTTCCATCGATAGGGTCAGCAGGGACGTGGCATTCGTCTGCCAGTATAAGGACGAGATAAGCGGCTATTCTGGCGTTTTGACTTTCACCCAATCCATCATGGGCGCTTGGGATACCGGAGATTTCCATGTCACATACAACGCCAACGGGGGCTCCGGAAAGGTTCCGACCGATTCGGGCCTCTATGAATACGGCGAATACGCCACAGTCTTGGCCAAGAACACCCTTTCCAAATCCGGATTCGAATTTTCCGGATGGTCGGCCAGCAAAGATGGCTCGGTGCCTATATACAAACAGGGCAGTTTGATCAGAGTCCTCGGGGATACCGTGCTGTACGCAGTCTGGGAGAAGGAAAAGGTCCATGTCACCGGTGTGACGCTGAACAAAACTTCGGCAGAGCTCCTGACGGGAGAATCACTGGAGCTCATAGCGACCGTTATGCCTGCCGATGCGACCGACAAAAGCGTTGTCTGGTCCAGCAGCAGCCTCAAGATAGCATCCGTAAGCGGCGGCAAAGTGGCGGGCATATCCCCCGGGACCGCGACGATAACGGTCAGAACCTCCGACGGAGGATACACCGCCACATGCAAGGTCACGGTCACCGCCAAGATTGTCCCTGTTACTGGGATCACATTGAACAAAGACGCCCTATCCATCGTCCAAGGGGAATCCGCGACCGTCATAGCCACGCTGTCGCCATCCAACGCCACGAACAAGACGGTTATTTGGAGCACGAGCGATTCGTCGGTTGCGACAGTCAGTTCAGGGAGAATCTCGGGGATATCCCCCGGGACTGCGATCATCACCGCGGTAACTTCTGACGGAGGATTCGAAGCGGAATGCAAAGTCACCGTCGATGATGGCGAGGTGCATGTCGAATCCGTGAGCATAGACAAGTCCGCCGGGACCATCAAAATCGGAGAGACATTGGCATTGAGGGCCATCATCACCCCTTCGGATGCCACCAACCGCACCGTATTCTGGTCTTCGAGTGCTCCGTCGGTGGCCAGCGTTTCGGGAGGCGTAGTCACGGGGCTTTCCGAAGGCGTCGCGATAATAACCGTCACCGCCCAAGACGGCGGAGCAACGGATTCCTGCCAGATATCCGTTCAAAGGGTTCCCGTAACGGCCATAAGCATCAGCGAGGAGGAAGCTTCGGTCGCCATAGGCTACGAGTGCTCTCTCGGGGTCGACATCATTCCGTCGGATGCAAGCGATAAAAGAATCGAATGGTCAACCAGCGATCCGTCGGTGGCCACAGTTTCGAACGGGGTCGTGAAGGCCGTATCTCCAGGGACCGCTATCATAACCGCCACCTCTGTGGACGGGGGATTCTCGGATCAGTGCGTCGTGACAGTAGTGAAGAGTGCGATCCATGTCGCCGGGGTAACGTTGGACAGAACGAGCGCATCCATTATGGTGGGAGAGGAGACAGCTCTGAAAGTGACTGTCACTCCTTCTGATGCTGACAATAAGGTCATCATCTGGAAAAGCGTTGATCCTTCGGTGGCAAACGTCGGCCAGGATGGCATCGTGAAAGGTTTGTCTGCGGGCGTCACTAAGATAGTCGCTTCTTCTGCCGACGGGAACATATCCGATTCCTGTTCGATAACTGTCATAGCTAAGGAGATCCCGGCAGAAAGCGTATCTCTGGACAAGTCGACCGCATCGATGGCCGAAGGCGAAAATCTGAAGCTTACCGCTGAAGTTCTGCCGTTGGACTCAACCGATAATGTGCAATGGTCCTCAAGCGATACTTCTGTGGCTAAGGTTTCTTCAGATGGCCTTGTGACCGCACTTTCGGCCGGCAAAGCCACGATAACGGCCATAGCCGGCGGATTCTCGGATTCCTGCCAGATAACCGTCAAGGAACCAGTGCGCGCGGTCGAAGGAATAACTTTGGATCGCGAAAGCATGTCGTTGGTCTCCGGAAGCACTCAAACTATAGTGGCAACGGTCATCCCATATGATGCGACCAACAAAGAAGTGTTCTGGATAACGAGTGATCCATCTGTCGCCACGGTATCGGACGGGGTTGTCACCGGAGTTTACGAAGGCACAGCCAATATAATGGTGAAGACCGCCGACGGAGGATTCGAGGCAAAATGCGTCGTTTCGGTTTCCAGCGATATAATCTCGGTCACCGGAGTAGCTTTAGATCGGTCTTCAGCCACGATTGTTCTGGAAGAAACGCTGACCCTGTCTGCTAAAGTTTCGCCATCCAATGCGACCAACAAAGAGGTCTACTGGTCAACCAGCGATCCATCCGTCGCTACGGTATCGGATGGCATCGTCACTGCCGTTTCCGAGGGTACGGCGACGATAAGCGTTCTGACGATGGACGGGGGATATTCCGCCGAATGCACCGTTACTGTCGCGAAAGGCGAGATACACGTAACGGGGGTATCCCTCAGCAGCAGCGCTTTGGCATTGAAAGCCGGGGATTCAGCCAAGCTTTCCGCGGAGGTCAGGCCTGCCGATGCCAGCGATAAGAGGGTCACCTGGAAGACGAGCGATTCAGCCGTAGCCACAGTGGATTCTGATGGGAATGTGAAGGCCGTTTCACCAGGAAGCGCCACCATAACCGTCACAACCGTCGATGGGAGCCATTCTGCCGAATGCGCCGTCACAGTCGCGGAGGAACCCCATCCCGAAGGCGGCGGGAGCAACGCGATGCTATATGTTGGCATAGCCGTCATCGCGCTCTTGGCGATAATCGCAGCAGTCTATTTCGTCCGCCACAGATGA
- a CDS encoding glycosyltransferase family 2 protein — MELPANESGTRPEVSVIISVLNGELYIGHISDYVRRQTFKDIEVIFVISSKCVDASLAKAREAASQMPNAIAVEYPDTGALGGSKNYGKKMSKGKYLWFLDVDDEPSLHYLEEMASIAEKYGADVAGCNFIYSTERTPFEEDEGEYAIHCMTGEEAAILRSTERYPVASWSMLYRADLAEEFGIDFEEGICEDIEFTYKTLLNSKKVCYNTKPLYKYMVATPGSICNSDKDRRGRVEIERYNDLERYVEGFPNERFLKRRFALLRIRSSGHMSLRSFLKFVESPEYMDMLKRAGGAQVLLEGGFQKVFPLAYYLLIRFWFAAFFYRSGRIFSPPEKKRRSHLVHFRDEIGRHPLRQEPDVLQLRDERRPIRMVRSGGPSDAVQYRAIWAHPIRGDHGPLRNRFIPHLRDSEAMDFLHLLGITAFAIRDSAVHGAAVRLPLGWIAHEQSLPILPAGDRKLRGTHEKLGDVDAGPAEDSPVTDVERIVIHVRSGQTDEIMAMYLPPGHGLDQFLGRELHRRAIHQMDVLWPEEREHIFPVILGAGAAEGIDLIYAAVVQRHEFVRVFRYAVYTQNLFEELQQVFRPADYLLEYEPVEELTRQLERAVRDVGVCEHVGQDSLGVDVTEILPFGIQYWQHPHQIVSVAGDKKQSGIFLGGTDDIIRIGDRHGPTEPESQLEDVVALLPDNPAPAEHVHSDDDRTVQIL; from the coding sequence ATGGAACTGCCTGCGAACGAAAGCGGAACCCGTCCCGAAGTAAGCGTGATAATTTCGGTGCTGAACGGGGAGCTTTATATCGGCCACATCTCCGATTATGTGCGCAGGCAGACGTTCAAAGACATCGAAGTGATATTCGTCATTTCAAGCAAATGCGTCGACGCATCCCTGGCCAAAGCACGGGAGGCGGCATCCCAGATGCCCAACGCCATAGCCGTGGAATACCCCGATACCGGAGCTTTGGGAGGCTCCAAGAACTACGGCAAAAAAATGTCTAAAGGGAAGTACCTCTGGTTCTTGGACGTGGACGACGAGCCTTCCCTGCATTACCTCGAGGAGATGGCCTCCATCGCCGAGAAATACGGAGCGGATGTCGCAGGATGCAATTTCATCTATTCCACAGAGCGCACCCCGTTCGAAGAGGATGAGGGAGAATACGCAATCCATTGCATGACCGGGGAGGAAGCAGCGATCCTCAGGTCAACGGAAAGATACCCGGTGGCCTCCTGGTCGATGCTGTACCGCGCGGATCTGGCCGAAGAATTCGGCATCGACTTCGAAGAGGGTATATGCGAAGACATCGAGTTCACGTACAAGACGCTCCTGAACTCCAAGAAAGTCTGCTACAACACCAAACCCCTCTACAAATACATGGTTGCGACGCCGGGGTCCATCTGCAACAGCGACAAAGACCGCAGAGGGCGCGTGGAGATAGAAAGGTACAACGATTTAGAGAGATACGTGGAAGGCTTCCCGAACGAGAGATTCCTGAAAAGGCGCTTCGCATTGCTCCGCATCAGATCATCGGGCCACATGTCTCTCAGATCGTTCCTGAAGTTCGTCGAAAGCCCCGAATACATGGACATGCTGAAAAGGGCGGGCGGAGCCCAGGTCCTCTTGGAGGGAGGATTCCAGAAGGTATTCCCCCTGGCATATTATCTTCTCATAAGATTCTGGTTCGCCGCGTTTTTCTACAGGTCCGGCAGGATATTCAGCCCTCCGGAAAAGAAGCGACGATCACATCTCGTTCATTTTCGAGATGAAATCGGTCGCCATCCTCTTCGCCAAGAACCTGATGTCCTTCAGCTCCGGGATGAGCGGCGACCAATCCGAATGGTCAGGTCCGGCGGCCCATCTGATGCCGTCCAATACCGGGCGATATGGGCACATCCTATCCGCGGAGATCATGGACCACTTCGTAACCGCTTCATACCCCATCTTCGGGATTCCGAGGCGATGGATTTCCTTCATTTGCTGGGCATAACAGCATTCGCCATCCGTGATTCCGCCGTACATGGCGCAGCGGTCCGACTCCCACTTGGGTGGATCGCGCATGAACAGAGCCTCCCCATCCTTCCAGCCGGTGACAGGAAGCTCCGGGGAACTCATGAAAAACTCGGGGACGTTGATGCGGGACCAGCCGAAGACAGCCCTGTCACGGATGTGGAAAGAATCGTAATCCATGTCCGATCCGGCCAGACTGACGAAATAATGGCCATGTACCTTCCTCCCGGCCATGGTCTCGATCAGTTTCTGGGACGTGAACTTCATCGTCGTGCAATCCACCAGATGGACGTCCTCTGGCCCGAAGAACGAGAGCACATATTTCCTGTAATCCTCGGCGCCGGCGCGGCGGAGGGAATCGATCTGATCTATGCGGCTGTTGTACAGCGCCACGAGTTCGTACGGGTCTTCCGGTATGCCGTCTATACCCAGAACCTCTTCGAAGAACTCCAGCAGGTATTTCGCCCAGCTGACTATCTTCTGGAATACGAACCTGTTGAGGAGCTTACCAGGCAGCTCGAGAGGGCCGTACGGGATGTGGGAGTCTGTGAACACGTAGGACAGGATTCTCTGGGCGTTGATGTAACGGAGATCCTTCCTTTCGGGATCCAATATTGGCAGCACCCTCATCAGATTGTATCCGTCGCGGGCGACAAAAAGCAGTCTGGAATCTTTCTCGGTGGCACCGATGATATAATCCGAATAGGCGACCGCCATGGGCCCACCGAACCTGAATCCCAGCTCGAAGACGTCGTCGCGCTTCTCCCCGATAATCCCGCTCCAGCGGAACATGTCCATTCCGACGATGACCGAACGGTCCAGATCCTTTGA